The Natrinema sp. DC36 genome includes the window TTCGATCGCGCTTGCCGGAAAGCCCAACGCCGGCAAGTCCACGTTCTACACAGCGGCGACGATGGCGGAGGTCGACGTCGCCAACTATCCGTTCACCACGATCGACGCCAACCGCGGGGTGAGCTACGTCCGGACCGACTGTCCCTGCCTCGAGCGCGACGAGCGCTGTACCGCCGACAACTGCGAGGACGGCAAGCGCTACGTCCCGATCGAACTCCTGGACGTGGCGGGGCTCGTCCCGGGCGCGCACGAGGGGAAGGGGCTGGGCAACCAGTTCCTCGACGAACTCACGAACGCGGACGTGATCGTCAACGTCGTCGACGCCTCCGGCGGGACCAACGAAAAGGGCGAGCCCGTCGACATCGGCGACCACGATCCGCTCGAGGACATCGATTTCGTCGAGGAGGAGATGGACCTCTGGCTGGCCGGCATCATCGAGAACAACTGGGAGTCCGTCGAGCGCAAGTCCCGCTCGCCCGATTTCGACATCGACGACGTGCTGGCGGACATGCTCTCGGGCTTCGGCGCGTCGCCAAAACAGATCGCCATCGTCCTCCGCGATCTGGACTACCCCGACGACCCGATCCAGTGGGAGGACGAGCACCGCGAGGCGCTCGCGCGCGACGTCCGCCAGCGGACCAAACCGATCGTCGTCGCGGCGAACAAGATCGACGTCGCACCCGAGGAGAACGTCGAACGGTTGCTCGAGCTTGACAAACCGGTGATCCCCACCACCGCGGAGGGCGAACTCGCGCTCCGCCGGGCCGCCGACAACGGACTGATCGAGTACGATCCCGGCGACGAGACGATCGCGATCGGCGACGACGTCAACGACGCCCAGCGCGAGGCGCTCGAGGGGCTCGCGGATACCATGGCCGAGTGGGACGGCACCGGCGTTCAGGCGGCGCTCGATTACGCGGTCTACGACCTGCTCGAGCACCTCACCGCCTACCCGGTCGAGGACGCCGCGAAGTGGTCCGACGGCAGCGGCAACGTCCTGCCGGACGCCTTCCTCCTGCCCGACGGATCGACGCCGGTCGATCTGGCGTACACCGTTCACTCCGACATCGGCGACGGCTACCTGCACGCGGTGAACGCGAAGTCGAATCGAGAGATCAGCGAGGAGTACGAACTCGAGGAGGGCGACGTGATCAAGATCGTGAGCACCAACTGAAAACCGTATTTGTCGAACTATCTCCTCTCTGTAATACACTCGAGCGATTGCTATCGGACCCATAGCGGCGCTGCACTCATTGACAACACGTGGATTCAGTTGCGCTACCCGATATCGGAGCAGGAATCGCAGTCGAAAACCGATAGCCTGCCGGCAGGAGTCTCACGACGGCTGTCGGGTAGAGATGAGTATTTGCTCACTGGCGACCTACACCGACCATGACGCCCCGTTCAACCCGCGTTCCCGACCCCCGTCGCGAGCGAACGACGGCTCAGTTGGCCGTCCTCACCGATCGACTCGAGGCGACGGAACGTCGCCAGCAGCAGTTACAGAACACGCTGGCCGGGCTCGCCCGGGAAGTCGGCGTCTCCGTCGGCTGTGTATGCGGGCACTGCGACGAGAGCCACACGCTCATCAAAGACGGCACGATGTACTGTCCGAGGTGTGGCTACCGGCGATCGGTGTAGGCCGCCTCGAGTACCCGAACGTCGGACCGGGGTCGCTCACACCAGAGTACCGAGCGGATCGAACCGAACCGCGGCCACGAGGACCGCGAGGAAGACGTAGGAGCCGCGGATGAGGAGCATGGTCGCGAGTTCGGGGTCCGCCCGTCGCGCGACGATTGCGACGGCGGCGAACGCGAGCGCCGCGAGCAGCGACGTGAGGGGAAAGATGCGAACGAGGGCCAACGCGGCGACGGTCACGACCGCAGCGATCATCAGCCCGTAGGCGACGTCGTGGGCCCGGTCGGGACCGACGGCGACCGCGACGGTCCGTTTCTCGATCGACCGGTCGTACGCGTAGTCCTGCGTGTCGTCGATCACCTTGATCCCGGAGAGGAGCGTGAGGAAGACGACGGCGAAACCGAGCGGAATGAGCCCGATAGTCCCTGCCTGCACGTAGAACCCCCCGAGCACGGAGAGGGCGATACCCAGGGGGTAGCCGGTCGTCGCCGTCACCGGGTTCGTGTCGAGTTGCGGCGCGTGGTGGTAGGCGATCAGCCACGTTGGAACGACCAGCGCGACCGCGACCGGACCGACGAGAATTCCCAGGACCACGCAACACAGCACGAACACCGCCGTCGACAGCCCGAGTGCGATCCGACAGCCGCGTTCGGTCAACGGATGGTCGTCGTCCTCGCCGCGGACGTGGAAATCGACGTAGCCGTCTTTCACGTGCGCCGTGTAGACCGCGGCGAACATCGCGACGACGTGAACCGCCGCGGTCAGCGGGTCGACGGTTCCGGCGAGGATCGCGCCGAACAGCGAGGCCGCGAGCGGCGGCGTCATGAAGACGGGATGAACCTGCGACCAGAGCGCTCGAGCGGTCGCGTCGACTCCGGTGGCGTCCCTCGCGAGGGCCATATGCGAGCGACAACGAACTGAAGTATAATACCCGGGCCGGGGCCGCACGAGCTGGAACCAACCCGCCGGAACACACAATTTGATGTGAGATGGCGTGCCACGAGGGAGCATGGCAGATAGCTATACGGGTGCGGATCTCTTCACCGACGCTCTCGAGTCGTACGGCGTCAACTACGTCTTCGGCAATCCGGGAACGACCGAACTGCCGATCATGGACGCGATCAGTCGAAGCGATCTCGAGTACCGGCTCGGACTCCACGAGGACATCGCGGTGGGGATGGCCGGCGGTTACGCCCAGCGGCGACGGTACCACGCCCACCACGACGACTCGATCACCCCGGTCGGCGTGGCGAACCTCCACATCGCTCCCGGACTGGCCCACGGGCTTGGGAACCTCTACGCGGCCAAAATCGCCGGCGCGCCGCTGGTCGTGACGGCGGGGAATCACAGCACGGACTTCCGCCACGAGGAGCCGATCCTCTCGGGCGATCTGGTCGACATGGCCGACCAGTTCTGCAAGTGGTCCGACGAGGTACTGGACGTCTCGGCGCTGCCGACGATGCTCCGCCGGGCGTTCCGGATCGCGATGACGCCCCCGACCGGCCCCGTCTTCCTCGGGCTGCCCCTCGACGTGATGCTCGAGGAAACCGACGCCGAGCCGGAACGACTCGGCCCGATTCCGAACGCGGGCAGCGGCGATCCGTCACAACTCGAGCACGCCGCCGACCTGCTGGCCGACGCAGAGGATCCGGTGATGGTCGTCGGGGACCACGTCGCCCGCTCCGGAGCCGACGCCGTCGCCGCGGCCGTCGAACTCGCGGAGGCGACGGGCGCTCGCGTCCACGGGGAGATCCTCTCCTGCGAGGTGGACTTCCCCACCGATCACGAGCAGTGGGTCTCCTACCTGCCGACCAGCGAGAGCCTGGCTGCGATGTTGATGGACACCGATACGATCATGTTCGCGGGCTGTTCGACGAACACGACGCTGACGCGCCACGAGGAGGCGCTGGTCGACCCCGACACGACCTGCATCCACCTGAGCGACGACGCCTGGCAGGTCGGCAAGAATCAGCCCGCCGACGCGGCAGTGATCGGCGATCCGGGGCTCGTTTTGCAGGGTCTCACCGAGCGCGTTCGCGGGAAGCTCTCGGACGATATCGTGGCGGACCGACTCGAGGCGGTCGCCGAGGTCAAGGAAACCGTCGAGTCCCAGATGGCCGGCTACGGCGAGGCCGACGGAGACGATCCGCGGTCGTCGAAGGCCGAACTGGTCGACGCCATGGAGCGCGTGGCCGGCGACGCGGCCATCGTCGACGAGGGCGTCACCTCGAAGTACGCCATGCTAACGCGCTGGGATCTCGCGCCCGAACAGTACATGTCGAACAAGGGGGGTGGACTCGGCTACGGGCTGCCAGCAGCGGTCGGTGCCGCCGTCGCCGAGGAACAGCGAGAGGATCCGCGGGACGTGGTCGGCTTCATCGGCGACGGCTCCTACCAGTACTACCCCCACTCGATCTACAGCGCCGCCCGATACGATCTGGACCTGACGGTCGTCATCTCGGACAACCGCAACTACCGGATCCTGAAGGACAATACGCTCCACCTCATGGGCGGGGAGGAAGACGACTACGAGTTCGTTGGAATGGACTTCGAGCCGGCGGTCGACCTCGTGAAAAACGCCGAAAGTCACGGCGCGCGCGCCGAACGTATCGAGACGCCGGACGGTATCGAGGGCGCGCTCGAGGACGCGCTGACCCGCGAGGGACCGGACGTGCTGGACGTGCTGGTCCAGGACTGAGCCTCGGCGGCCGCTACGAACGCCAGTACGCCGGCGTCAGGATCACCAGCACGGAGAGGATCTCGAGCCGGCCGATCCACATCAGGAAGATCATGTACAGCTTCGAGAGCCGCGAGAACGGCTCGTAGCTGTTCATCGGTCCGACGACGCCGACGCCCGGGCCGATGTTCCCGAGCGTCGCGATCGTCGCGCTCGTGGCCTCGAGTCCCGACAGCGAGAGGCCGGGTGTTCGGTGCGCATCGAGAAAGAGCAGGACGGTCGAGACGGCGAACAGCGTTAGAAAGAGGAGCACGAAGACGAAGATGCCGTGGATCGCTTCCTCGCCGATAACGTCGCCCGTGTCACCCATCCGAACCGGCCGAATCGCCTGCGGGTGGACGGTCGTAAACAGTTCTCGCTGAATGGACTTCCCGACGACGTACCAGCGGATGATCTTGATCGATCCGGCCGCGGATCCCGCCGACCCGCCGAGGAACATCGCGAACAGGAGAATCACCTGCGTCGACTCGCTCCACGCGTTGAAGTCCATGCTGGCGTAGCCCGTCGTCGTCACGATCGCGAGCGTCTGGAAGAGTCCGTGGCGCAGCGAGCGCTCGAGACTTCCCGGAATCGCGGCGACGTTCTCCGGCACTGTCTCGAGGCCGACTCCGAGAAAGAGGAGCAGGGAGAGGAGACCGCCGATGACACCCATCGACAGAATATACGATCGGAACTCGGCGTTGCTCGTCAGGCGTTCGGGGTGGCCGCGCCAGGCGTACCAGTAGAGCGCGAAGTTCGCCCCGGCGACGATCATGAAGACCATGACCGCCCACTGGACGATTGGTTCGAACGCCTCGACGCTACGTCCCTCCGGCGAGAACCCGCCGGTCGGCAGCGACGTGAGCGCGTGGGAGACGGCGTTGTAAAACGTCATGTTCGGGGCCAGCCCGGCGAGATGGAGCCCGTAGTAGACGGCCACCGCTGCGAGCGTGAACCAGGCGTAGATCAGCCAGAGCGCTCGCGCCGTTTGCCTGATTCGCGGCGTTAACTTCTCGACCTGTAGCCCCGGTGATTCCTCCCGAATGAGCTGCGTGCCACCGACGGAGAGCTCAGAGAGGATCGCGACCATGAGCACGATGATTCCCATCCCGCCGAGCCACTGGGTGAGCTGTCGCCACAGCATGATCGACCGCGAGTGGGTCTCGACGGAAATCTCGCCCATGACCGTCGCGCCGGTCGTCGTGAACCCGCTCATGCTTTCGAACAGCGCGTTGACGGGATGTGCGATCGTCCCCGTCCCGGCGACGAGATACGGGATCATCCCGACGAGCGGGAGCACTAACCACGTCAGTGCGACGAGCAAGAACGCTTCGCGGTGCTCGAGGTCCGGATCGGGCTCGAGGCGCTCGAGACCCGTCCCGACGGCGACGGCGACGACGAGTGCGACGAGAAACGGAAGCGGACTCTCCCGGTAGAACAGTGCGACGGCCGTCGGAAACAGCAGGGAAAGCGAGAGATACTTCAGCACCGTGCCGAGGAGACTCAAACTGGACCGGACGTCGACGTGAATCCTTCCTCTCATTCTAAATATCAACCTGGTGGAAGCGAGGCGCGCTTCTCGCTCGACCGAACGTAACTACCTCCGACAGATTCGATGTACAGCAATAAAAACTGTGTCTCGAGACCGCCTCGGCCGAGAAACGGGGAAGTCCACGGGCGTCACGAAAAGAACTGCTGGTGGTGTTCGGCCATTGCCGCTCGAGACGTTTCCGAGAACGCGGCGATATAGTCCATGTTGAAGTACGACCAGGCCTCGTCGGCGGGATCCGCGTAGACGTCGATCGCATCGGTTTCGGTCGCAAACTGGTGATTTCGCGGCGTGTTCCGACTTTCCATCGCCGAGTAGCCCGTGGCCATCGGCGTGATCCCGTGTCGGACGAACCAGCCGCTGGCTGCGGGATGGTCCTGAGCGCCACAGCTGTGTGCGCGAACCACCGGTGAGCGGTCGCGGTCGGGTTCGTCGGACGGATAGTACGGAAAGTCGGCCCAACCGATGACGGCGTGCCCGCACTCGTGGGCCGCGAAGTTCCGAACGAGTTCCCGCGGCGTCCTGAATCGCCAGCCCAGCAGGTCGACGAGTTCGGTATTGACGTAGCCGTACGCGCCGGGCGCCGCGTATTCGCTCCCGTCGTGTCCCGCGTACGCACGCATCGCACCCGCGGTCGTCGTTCCGTCTTCGACGACGAACAGCGTCACCGTTTCCGGCGTCCGATCGGACCGGAGCGCGTCGTCGGTTTCGATCGCATCGAGAGTTTCACCGTGCGACGGAGACACGTCGAACGTCGCGACCGAGGATTCGTCCGTCGTCACCTCGGCTACCCCCGGCGTCGCGTCCCTCCACGCCTCGGCGAACAGCTCGACGCCCTCGAAGACGGACTCGAGCGCGTCGTCGGTCGGCTCGACGGAGTCGTGGCGGACGACTTCGATCGTCAGATCGCCGTCACCGACGGCCGCAGAGCCGGCTCCCGATGCGACGACCGTCCCGGCGACTGCGGTACACGCACACGTGAGAAATCGGCGGCGGTCGAGTGTGGGCCGCCGGTGATCCATCGGAGTCATGATCGAATGCAATCCCTTCCGAGAGAAAAGACAGACCACTCATATCGTCCTTCCGGCCGACAGCAACGGTCACGCCAACGACCAGACATCGTGATTCCGGTTGACTGCGAGGTCACCGCCGAGCGAGGCGACCGCGTCTAACGGTCCCGACCGTTGATCCGTTCGCCGGCGGCCGTTTCGGGGAATATCTTCCCGGGGTTGAGCGTATCGGTCGGATCGAGCGCCCGCTTGATCGTCCGCATGGCCTCGACCGCGCCGGCCCCGTGTTCGGGCTCGAGGTATTCCCGTTTCCCCTGTCCGATACCGTGCTCTCCCGTTGCGGTTCCGCCCAGTTCGATCGCGAGCTCCACTATCTCTCGATAACACTCTTCGCCGCGTTCGACCTGCTCGGGATCGTCGGGGTCGACGAGGACGCTGTAGTGGAGGTTGCCGTCGCCCGCGTGGCCGAAACAGGGGACGAGGAGGTCGTACTCGTCGGCCAGCCGTTTCGCCTCCCGGACGACCGTCGGATAGGAACTGATCGGCACCGTCACGTCGCCGGGGTGGAGCGGCTCGAGGGTGGGATCGTAGCTCGCGACGGCGTAGGCCAGTTCCCTCCGCGCCCGCCAGAGGGCGTCCATCTCGTCATCGTCGTCGCTCATCTCGAATCGGGCGACGTCGTGATCTTCGAAGATCGTCCGGCAGAGGTCGATCTCTTCCTCGATGCCGTGATTGGCGTGAAACTCGAGGAAGACCATCGGCGCGTCGGGGAGCTCGCTGCCGAGATACTCGTTGGCCATCGTCGCGCTCAGCCCGTCGACGAGTTCGATTCGGGCGACGCCGACGTCTGTTCGAACCGCGTCGAACACTGCTTCGGTCGCGTCGTCGAGCGTCTCGAAGATCGCTCGGCCGCCGCGGATCTGCTCGGGGCGGCCCGCCAGTTCCAGCGTCGCCTCGGTGACGACGGCCAGCGTCCCCTCGCTGCCGACGATGAGGTCGGTCAGGTTGTAGCCGCTCGAGGTTTTGATGGCGCGCGAGCCCGTTCGGACGACGGTGCCGTCGGCGAGAACGGCCTCGAGGCCGAGTACCCAATCGGCGACCTCGCCGTACCGGACGGTCTGCATGCCGCTGGCGTCGGTCGCGATCATTCCACCGATCGTCGAGATGTCGCCGGAGGAGGGCAACGGCGGGAAGAACAGGCCGTCACCGGCGACGCGCTCGTCGACGTCGGAGCCGATGATCCCCGGCCCGACATCGATCTGGAAGTCGTCGGGCCGGTAGTCGGCGACTGCGTCCATCCGCGTGAGATCGAGGCTGATGCCGCCGTGGGCCGGGACGGCGTTGCCCTCGAGTCCCGTCCCAGCGGCGTAGGGTGTCACGGGGACGCCGCGATCGGTCGCAGCGGCGAGCACGGCCGAGACGTCGTCCGTACACTCGGGCCAGACGACGGCGTCCGGGAGAACGCCGCCACCGTCGTTTTGCTCCGTTCCGAAGTCCGTAGCGTGCGATTCGCGTCGTCCGTTCGCGAACGAGAGCTGATCCTCTGCGAGATCGAGCGTCTCGAGAAACGCACAGTCGTATGTCATACGCCCACGTTAGTCACTACCGATATCAACGTTTCCCACCGTTTCGAAGGGAGCGGAAGTCGAACGGGTCAAACGCGTCCGACACCACCTCGCGGAAGACGATGAGCCGGTTCACGACTTGGCGCGCGATCACCTCGAGGCGGTCCGGCAGCCGTATACCGAAATCCTGGATCGGTGACCGCGGCGACCGATTGTCGCGGCAACCGTTCGTCCCGGGTGACTAGATGGAAACGCTACAAATTTATGTGAATGGGTGACGCGGTGTGTGGTGATGGCAGTACGACGAGCGATCCGACGGCAGACGTGGAGGGGAGCACTATGAACGCTGAACTAGATCTGCTAGTGCGACTCGGCGACTACGATCGGCCCCAGGGCGTCGCCGAGCGGGCCGTTCAGGCCGAGGAACTGGGTTTCGACCGGATCACGGTCGGCGAGACGACCGGCTGGAACATCGTGCCGCCGCTGACGCTGGCAGCCGAGCGGACCGAAGAACTCGGTATCTCCAACGACGTGATTTCGCCGTACGGGCGAACGCCGTCGATGCTCGCCCAGACGGCGCTCACGATGCAGGACGTGGCGGACGGCCGGTTCCGATTCGGAATCGGCCCGAGTTCGCCCGCGATCACCGAGCGTTGGCACGGCCAGGAGTTCGACCGACCGCTGCGCCGGACCCGCGAAGTGATCGACGTGCTGCGAAACGTCTACGAGGAGGGCAATCCCTCGTACGACGGCGAAATATTCGACATTCCCGGATTGGGCTACGAGCGGGGGCCCCACGAGAACCCGCCACCGATCGACGTCGGGACCCTCGGACCCAAGGCCACCGAGATGGCCGGGCGCTTCGGCGACGGATGGGCCCCCCAGCTATTCACGACAGACGGGCTTCGAGACCGCCTCGAGGATCTGGAACGCGGTGCCGAGTTAGGGGAGAAGAGTCTCTCGGACCTGCGGGTGGCTCCGATCGTTCGCGGGATCGCAGCCGAGGACCGCGAGGAAGCACGCGCGAAGGCTCGCAGCACCGTCGCCTTCCTGCTCGGGGCGTACGGCCCCTACTACGGGAACTCGGTCGCCGAGCAGGGCTATCCCGACGTCGTCGAGGAGATCCGCGCCGCCTGGGAGGAGAGAGATACCGACGCGATGGCTCAGGCGCTCCCCGAAGACGTGCTCGACGAGTTGGCTCCCGCGGGTACCCCCGGCGAGGTTCGCGACTGGATCGAGGCGTACAGCGAGATCGAGGGCGTCGACGCCGTTCGGCTCGGGTTCGTCAACGGGATGTCCGAGGACGACAAGCGGACGACGATGGAAGCGGTCGCCGACCTCGCGTAGTCGGCGACGACCTCGTCTCGAGAAACACGGTAGTGTTTCGATCGGACTCACACGTCGCATATATACCGTCTGGCTCCTACGGGGGGTATGATCCCGCTACTGAATTCACCCGAGAGTCTCACCGCGTTCGGCGATTCGAACGCCGACGCCGTGGATACGGCGATGGATCTGTTGGCGAATCGCCGACGGCGTGCGGTGTTGCAGTATCTCGAGGAGCGCGGCGGCTCCGCCACCCTCACGGAACTCGCGGTGGAGATCGCGACTCGAGAGGCCAAATCGGAACCGAACGCAATCTCGGATCACGGAGATCTCTCCGCGAGGGATCGACGCGCCGTTCGACTATCGCTCCACCACACGCAGATCCCGAAGTTGGCGGCCGCGGAGGTCGTCGACTACGATACTGCGACGGAGACGGTCACGCTCCGCGATCGCGGACGGGCGCTGCTCTCCCGGCAAGAAGCCGTCGACGGCGCTCCACAGGGATTCCGATAGGAGTCGGATCCTGCTGGTCGACCGCCGGGCGGTCCTGCTCGGCACACGATTGGATCGCAGCTCGGTATTCGGCTGCTCGTTACGGCTCGATGACGAGTTTTCCGAGGAAGCTATCCGACATGACGGCCCGCTGGGCGTCGGCTGCCTCCTCGAGGTCGTACGTCCGCGCTACGTCGACCGAGAGGCTCTCGCTAGTCATGAGGTGAGCGACGCCTCGCAGCGGCACGCGCAGGTCCGGCGTATTGAACATACTCATGAACTGGTAGGAGACGTCCTTCGACCGGGCGGCCCCGTCGTTCGTAAAGCCCGGATCGGGACTGTTCTCGCCGATACCGACGACTCGAGCACCGTCTGCGGCCACGTCCGCGTCGAACTGCAGGTAGTCGTCGAGGCGGTGATCGAGTACGGCGTCGACGCCGCCCTCGGACGCCTCGAGCACGGCGTCAGCCAGATCGTCGCGGCCGTAGTCCAGCACCGTTTCGGCTCCGTAGTCGGCGAGGGCGTCGTGGTACTCCTCGGACGCGGTCGTGATCACCCGCGCGCTCACGGCGGCCGCGATCTGAACGGCCGCGTGGCCGACGCCGCCCGAGCCGCCGTGGATTAAGCAGTGTTCGGCGGGCTCGAGGTCGGCGTGGTCGATCAACGCGCGCCAGGCGGTGACGGCGGCGACGCCCGCGCCACCGGCCTCGGTCAGATCCGCGCCGTCGGGGAGGTGGACGACGCGGTCGGTAGGAACCGTCGCGAACTCCGCGTAGGCACCCTGCGCGGCGGCCCCGCCGATACCGGTGCCGTAGACGCGGTCGCCTTCCGCGAAGCCGTCGACGGACTCGCCAACCTCGGCGACGACGCCCGAGAAATCGACGCCGGGCGTAAACGGCACGTCGACCGGCGTGTACGATCCGTCCCGGAAGTAGGTATCGACGGGGTTGACGCCCGCAGCGGCGACCTCGATCAGGAGTTCGTCCGCGGCCGGCTCCGGTCGATCGATTTCGTCTACCTGTAGTACGTCCGCATCGCCGTGTTCGTGGAGGCGTACAGCGCGCATATCGTTCGAGACCACGGATCGGGGCCGTAAAATGGTACACGTGACGGCAGGGGAGACGGCTCCCTCGGAGCGGTATCTCTGCTACTCGAGCGGGACGTGCGCATCAGAGTGCTGTCAGGCCGTTTTGCACCAGCAGGTACAACCCCCGTCCGAACGAGTCCCCTCGCTTTCAGTATGAGCGAATCTGACCAGCAACTGCTCGAGGACACCATCGTCGCCCTCTTCCTCGCGTCGGAAGGCACCGAAGAGGTCGAGTTCATCTGGGAATATGCGTGCCGCATTCACGGGAGATCGGGAGTTTGATAGAAAAGATGCGACGTACCGCAAGACATATATTTTATACTAAGTAGTATAAATTATGGAATATAAAACACTCTTTCGTTTTTTGAGGACAACAGTCGTTCTCTGGCTACTCGTGATCGTGATCTCAGCGGTGGTTTCCCCACCAGACCCCTTCACACAGATTCTGTATGCGATTCCACTGCTGTTTCTCGCCACTGTCATTTCGTATATTCTCACGTACAGAGGCGGGTTCGATTATCTAGAAACGAAATTTTGACCCGGTTCAGTTTGTGCATCCATCGAACAAAGTCTCCGAACCCGTTTCGATACGTTCGCAAGTGGACTGTTCGACTCGAGGAGAACAACGCGGAGTT containing:
- a CDS encoding TrkH family potassium uptake protein, which encodes MRGRIHVDVRSSLSLLGTVLKYLSLSLLFPTAVALFYRESPLPFLVALVVAVAVGTGLERLEPDPDLEHREAFLLVALTWLVLPLVGMIPYLVAGTGTIAHPVNALFESMSGFTTTGATVMGEISVETHSRSIMLWRQLTQWLGGMGIIVLMVAILSELSVGGTQLIREESPGLQVEKLTPRIRQTARALWLIYAWFTLAAVAVYYGLHLAGLAPNMTFYNAVSHALTSLPTGGFSPEGRSVEAFEPIVQWAVMVFMIVAGANFALYWYAWRGHPERLTSNAEFRSYILSMGVIGGLLSLLLFLGVGLETVPENVAAIPGSLERSLRHGLFQTLAIVTTTGYASMDFNAWSESTQVILLFAMFLGGSAGSAAGSIKIIRWYVVGKSIQRELFTTVHPQAIRPVRMGDTGDVIGEEAIHGIFVFVLLFLTLFAVSTVLLFLDAHRTPGLSLSGLEATSATIATLGNIGPGVGVVGPMNSYEPFSRLSKLYMIFLMWIGRLEILSVLVILTPAYWRS
- a CDS encoding NADPH:quinone reductase — translated: MRAVRLHEHGDADVLQVDEIDRPEPAADELLIEVAAAGVNPVDTYFRDGSYTPVDVPFTPGVDFSGVVAEVGESVDGFAEGDRVYGTGIGGAAAQGAYAEFATVPTDRVVHLPDGADLTEAGGAGVAAVTAWRALIDHADLEPAEHCLIHGGSGGVGHAAVQIAAAVSARVITTASEEYHDALADYGAETVLDYGRDDLADAVLEASEGGVDAVLDHRLDDYLQFDADVAADGARVVGIGENSPDPGFTNDGAARSKDVSYQFMSMFNTPDLRVPLRGVAHLMTSESLSVDVARTYDLEEAADAQRAVMSDSFLGKLVIEP
- a CDS encoding TIGR04024 family LLM class F420-dependent oxidoreductase — encoded protein: MNAELDLLVRLGDYDRPQGVAERAVQAEELGFDRITVGETTGWNIVPPLTLAAERTEELGISNDVISPYGRTPSMLAQTALTMQDVADGRFRFGIGPSSPAITERWHGQEFDRPLRRTREVIDVLRNVYEEGNPSYDGEIFDIPGLGYERGPHENPPPIDVGTLGPKATEMAGRFGDGWAPQLFTTDGLRDRLEDLERGAELGEKSLSDLRVAPIVRGIAAEDREEARAKARSTVAFLLGAYGPYYGNSVAEQGYPDVVEEIRAAWEERDTDAMAQALPEDVLDELAPAGTPGEVRDWIEAYSEIEGVDAVRLGFVNGMSEDDKRTTMEAVADLA
- a CDS encoding thiamine pyrophosphate-binding protein, which translates into the protein MADSYTGADLFTDALESYGVNYVFGNPGTTELPIMDAISRSDLEYRLGLHEDIAVGMAGGYAQRRRYHAHHDDSITPVGVANLHIAPGLAHGLGNLYAAKIAGAPLVVTAGNHSTDFRHEEPILSGDLVDMADQFCKWSDEVLDVSALPTMLRRAFRIAMTPPTGPVFLGLPLDVMLEETDAEPERLGPIPNAGSGDPSQLEHAADLLADAEDPVMVVGDHVARSGADAVAAAVELAEATGARVHGEILSCEVDFPTDHEQWVSYLPTSESLAAMLMDTDTIMFAGCSTNTTLTRHEEALVDPDTTCIHLSDDAWQVGKNQPADAAVIGDPGLVLQGLTERVRGKLSDDIVADRLEAVAEVKETVESQMAGYGEADGDDPRSSKAELVDAMERVAGDAAIVDEGVTSKYAMLTRWDLAPEQYMSNKGGGLGYGLPAAVGAAVAEEQREDPRDVVGFIGDGSYQYYPHSIYSAARYDLDLTVVISDNRNYRILKDNTLHLMGGEEDDYEFVGMDFEPAVDLVKNAESHGARAERIETPDGIEGALEDALTREGPDVLDVLVQD
- a CDS encoding UbiA family prenyltransferase, with protein sequence MALARDATGVDATARALWSQVHPVFMTPPLAASLFGAILAGTVDPLTAAVHVVAMFAAVYTAHVKDGYVDFHVRGEDDDHPLTERGCRIALGLSTAVFVLCCVVLGILVGPVAVALVVPTWLIAYHHAPQLDTNPVTATTGYPLGIALSVLGGFYVQAGTIGLIPLGFAVVFLTLLSGIKVIDDTQDYAYDRSIEKRTVAVAVGPDRAHDVAYGLMIAAVVTVAALALVRIFPLTSLLAALAFAAVAIVARRADPELATMLLIRGSYVFLAVLVAAVRFDPLGTLV
- a CDS encoding redox-regulated ATPase YchF encodes the protein MLSIALAGKPNAGKSTFYTAATMAEVDVANYPFTTIDANRGVSYVRTDCPCLERDERCTADNCEDGKRYVPIELLDVAGLVPGAHEGKGLGNQFLDELTNADVIVNVVDASGGTNEKGEPVDIGDHDPLEDIDFVEEEMDLWLAGIIENNWESVERKSRSPDFDIDDVLADMLSGFGASPKQIAIVLRDLDYPDDPIQWEDEHREALARDVRQRTKPIVVAANKIDVAPEENVERLLELDKPVIPTTAEGELALRRAADNGLIEYDPGDETIAIGDDVNDAQREALEGLADTMAEWDGTGVQAALDYAVYDLLEHLTAYPVEDAAKWSDGSGNVLPDAFLLPDGSTPVDLAYTVHSDIGDGYLHAVNAKSNREISEEYELEEGDVIKIVSTN
- a CDS encoding FAD-linked oxidase C-terminal domain-containing protein; the encoded protein is MTYDCAFLETLDLAEDQLSFANGRRESHATDFGTEQNDGGGVLPDAVVWPECTDDVSAVLAAATDRGVPVTPYAAGTGLEGNAVPAHGGISLDLTRMDAVADYRPDDFQIDVGPGIIGSDVDERVAGDGLFFPPLPSSGDISTIGGMIATDASGMQTVRYGEVADWVLGLEAVLADGTVVRTGSRAIKTSSGYNLTDLIVGSEGTLAVVTEATLELAGRPEQIRGGRAIFETLDDATEAVFDAVRTDVGVARIELVDGLSATMANEYLGSELPDAPMVFLEFHANHGIEEEIDLCRTIFEDHDVARFEMSDDDDEMDALWRARRELAYAVASYDPTLEPLHPGDVTVPISSYPTVVREAKRLADEYDLLVPCFGHAGDGNLHYSVLVDPDDPEQVERGEECYREIVELAIELGGTATGEHGIGQGKREYLEPEHGAGAVEAMRTIKRALDPTDTLNPGKIFPETAAGERINGRDR